CCAGaagaagataaaattagaaataacATGAGCGTCCCACAATTAACCTTGATGGAAGAGGTGGTTTTGTTAGGGCTAAGAGATAAAGAAGGTTATTTGTCGTTTTGGAATGACAACATTTCTTATGCTTTACGTGGTTGTATCATTATCGAATTAGCTTTAAGAGGTAAAATTCGTATTCTTGATGATCCTGCAAGAAAAAGATTCGAATTATCCGAAAGATTGGTTGAAGTTGTTGATTCAAGTAAGACTGGGGAAGTCTTGTTGGATGAAGCCTTGCAAATCATGAGAAATGATGAGCCTTTGGCAATTTCCAATTGGGTTGATTTATTAAGTGGCGAAACTTGGAATGTATTCAAGattaattatcaattaaaacaagTTAGAGAGAGAATATCAAAAGGTCTGGTTGATAAAGGTGTTCTAAGGAcagaaatgaaaaatttcttcttattCGATATGGCTACCCATCCAGTGACGGATTCAAGTTGTAAAGAAGCTATTAAGCGTAGAATCTTATCTATTTTAGTTAATAGAACAGCAGAATTCACatataatgattattttcCAGAAACAAcctcttttaaatatattagaaccatttctttaatatgtAGTGCCTACGGTGCAAACGTTTTAGAAAATGTCTTGAATTCTTTGGAATACCAAAAGAGAGATAATGGGTTGAATAGAGCTGAAGAATTGTTGGAACAATTTTCTCAATATCCATTTGATTTGGAAAAGCAAACTGAATTTGGTActtctattaatttaaacGCATTGGTTAAAGAGGAAATTGAGGCTGATCCAAAGAAtgcattatttttagaagtAGTGGCTGGTGTTTTTGAagtattttctaaaatggatttattattataataagaTCAGAAGATATACAaacacaaaaaaaaaatttaacaataTATAACTCATTATGACTTTCTTGCTGCCACCGATTTTATGTTGTTGTTagtttgttgttgttgttgctgctGTTATGacatttgtttttttattttttagcCTACCAAAATTACTCACTCGAAtccttttaaaaaaaattaaaaaaataaaataatcaatcaTTCATTAATTCATGTATTTCCCTCTACGAACTACgaacttttaaaatttaaacaaatcACATCTTCCCGTACGTATTTAAATTCGGTATGAATCATATGCATATGCCAATACTTTGACCATACATTTCAACTTACTTGGTTAATTTAATGCACACAATTGCACCGACGTATATATTAgcatatatatgtatttatatatatgttaaaacaattattttcaaaaaaaaagaaaaaaaatgttagagagtttcattattacaaaaaaatattatattcatttttatttgtttttgtcattttttttttccaatttttaaattttatttctatatctacatttttctattaatatataatgcATATATGCATATCTATCCATGTATCTGTACATTTATTTCTTATGGTtattatatctatatatcaAAACAGTATATTAAAGGATTCGGGAATCTACTTTGAtaagttgaaaaattcgCGACacttaatttttatttttttttgttatgaaaaattaggtttaattatttaacaaagttattatatatttagaaaacAAGTTGTTCTAACTTAATTGAAGTGTAAGACATACAACTTCAACTTCCAAGCATGTCCACAGAAAATACTATCAAGGATGAAACTCCTTTAAGATCTGATAATGAAGACAATTCATTGACTAGTGATTCCAATTTCAATGGACCAATTGAaagtaataatgatgaaaatgctaataatagtaataaaggtgatataaataatagaaatagaagaagaaactAACAATAGTAATGATGAGGAAGATTCCGGTATGGATGATTTATTTGGggatgatgaagatgaagaagcaGGAGATAAAAACACACAGAACGAaatagatgatgatgatgatgatgatgatgatgatgatgatgaaggtTTTGTTAGAAAGAACAGAAGATCAGaatatgatgaaaataGTGATGATGAACAAGATAAAGCTATGtatgaaaagaaattttatgGTGAAGATGGTTTCAATCGttcagatgatgatgataatgaatatgaatacAAAGAATCCGATATTGAATTAGTTAGACATATAGTTCCATATAAGACAAGGCCTTCTAATAAAGAACTTGATAAACATCGTGAATTATATT
This genomic stretch from Henningerozyma blattae CBS 6284 chromosome 1, complete genome harbors:
- the TBLA0A06480 gene encoding GOLPH3/VPS74 family protein (similar to Saccharomyces cerevisiae VPS74 (YDR372C); ancestral locus Anc_5.442), with protein sequence MSTLQRRRKQARSDSVGSSGTDSNDNEPTNRQAESRRVAYDPEEDKIRNNMSVPQLTLMEEVVLLGLRDKEGYLSFWNDNISYALRGCIIIELALRGKIRILDDPARKRFELSERLVEVVDSSKTGEVLLDEALQIMRNDEPLAISNWVDLLSGETWNVFKINYQLKQVRERISKGLVDKGVLRTEMKNFFLFDMATHPVTDSSCKEAIKRRILSILVNRTAEFTYNDYFPETTSFKYIRTISLICSAYGANVLENVLNSLEYQKRDNGLNRAEELLEQFSQYPFDLEKQTEFGTSINLNALVKEEIEADPKNALFLEVVAGVFEVFSKMDLLL